From the genome of Pseudomonas hamedanensis:
GCATTTGCAGCGCCTGCTCGAAAGCCAGCTGCAACCGGCCGCGCGCGAACATTGCCACGTAGCTTCGTGGCGCGAAGGCAGTCTGCTGCTGATTGTCACCGATGGTCATTGGGCCACTCGCCTGCGCTATCAGCAAAAACGGCTGCAACGGCAACTGCAGATGTTCGACGAGTTCGCCAGCCTGACGCGAATTCTGTTCAAGGTGCAGCCGCCGACTGTCCAGCACGGTGCCGCCGGGCATACGATGGACCTGTCGACGGATGCGGCGGCGACCATTCAGGCGACGGCTGACGGAATCAGCGATCCGGGATTGCGTGCGGCGCTGGAGCGCCTGGCGGCGCATGCCAAGGCCAAGACCTGACATCTAGCCAAACATCCCCCATCCCCTGTGGGAGCGAGCTTGCTCGCGAATGCGCTGTGTCATTCAACGAATGGGTTATCTGACACGCCCCCTTCGCGAGCAAGCTCGCTCCCACATTTTGATGTGCGACACATCGGGTTTTAGCGGCGTTTGCTGCCCCCGAGCAAGGAGCCCATCAAGCCGCGCACCAGTTGCTTGCCCAGGTTATTCGCCGCCTGGCGCATCGCCGATTTCAGCGCCTGTCCCGCCGCTGTGCCGAGGAACTCTCCAGCCCTGTCGGCCAGACTCGGCTCTTGCTCAGCGGCAGGTGCTTCGGCCTCCGGTGCCAGCCCTTTGCGGCCCATCAGAATTTCGTAAGCGGACTCGCGATCGATCGGCTTGTCATACCGCCCCTTGAACGGCGACCCGGCGATCAGCACCGTGCGCTCGGTTTCGGTCAGCGGGCCGATGCGCGATTGCGGCGGCGCGACCAGTACGCGCTGGACGATTTCCGGCGTGCCCTTCTCGGTCAGCGTACCGACCAGCGCCTCGCCGATGCCCAGTTCGGTCAATACCGACAGGCTGTCAAAGGCCGGATTGGGCCGGAAGCCCTCCGCTACCGCGCGCAGGGATTTCTGCTCCTTGGCCGTAAAAGCGCGCAGGCCATGCTGGACGCGCAAACCGAGTTGCGCGAGCACATCATCCGGCAAGTCCGCCGGAGACTGGGTGACGAAATACACACCCACGCCTTTGGAGCGGATCAATCGCACCACTTGCTCGAGGCGTTCCTGCAAGGCCTTGGGCGTGTCACCAAACAGCAAATGCGCCTCATCGAAAAACAACGCCAGCAGCGGTTTGTCAGCATCGCCGCGCTCCGGCAATTGTTCGAACAGCTCGGCCAGCAGCCACAGCAGAAAAGTCGCGTAGACCTTCGGCGCCTCGTGCACCAGACGCCGCGCATCGAGCAGGTGGATGCGCCCACGACCATCCGCCGTCGGTTGCAGAATGTCTTCAAGTTGCAGCGCCGGTTCGCCGAACAGGGC
Proteins encoded in this window:
- a CDS encoding helicase HerA-like domain-containing protein, whose translation is MPDSSQLVIGADPAAQPIAQAMRLANRHGLVAGATGTGKTVTLQRLAEAFSDAGVAVFAADIKGDLCGLGAAGNPQGKVAERIAGMPWLNHTPQAYPVTLWDIHGESGHPLRTTLSEMGPLLIGSLLELTDSQQSALYAAFKVADREGLLLLDLKDLKALLNHLKDNPQLLGEDAALMTTGSSQALLRRLATLEQQGAEALFGEPALQLEDILQPTADGRGRIHLLDARRLVHEAPKVYATFLLWLLAELFEQLPERGDADKPLLALFFDEAHLLFGDTPKALQERLEQVVRLIRSKGVGVYFVTQSPADLPDDVLAQLGLRVQHGLRAFTAKEQKSLRAVAEGFRPNPAFDSLSVLTELGIGEALVGTLTEKGTPEIVQRVLVAPPQSRIGPLTETERTVLIAGSPFKGRYDKPIDRESAYEILMGRKGLAPEAEAPAAEQEPSLADRAGEFLGTAAGQALKSAMRQAANNLGKQLVRGLMGSLLGGSKRR
- a CDS encoding DUF721 domain-containing protein yields the protein MAFRPLTARAPAVLLREAKPLKAILGHAQRLGHLQRLLESQLQPAAREHCHVASWREGSLLLIVTDGHWATRLRYQQKRLQRQLQMFDEFASLTRILFKVQPPTVQHGAAGHTMDLSTDAAATIQATADGISDPGLRAALERLAAHAKAKT